One segment of Caldanaerobius polysaccharolyticus DSM 13641 DNA contains the following:
- a CDS encoding nuclease-related domain-containing protein — MLARFVEQDKEIKRLFYRKIKEKEEREKQKHLDKISEGFLGWFLEPIADVAYTWRRISEKEQGSSGENSVGWALHLWLPGDAVIVNDLVLEVEPDEFIQVDHLVLNTNGIFVLETKSWDGVFLGTKDKWRMKQGNKWIEVQSPTKQNERHVKLFKKWLEENLSNLYEKVKEHIYPIVVFKRAKWIKAKDCSMPVVIGGMEAVREIRKVKGENISEQDINLIIEAVKNAKPLDHEEWRKKYSEEKEKNEGKYQVTTGKTSTGKMYVRIVGKKKDAEKVAEEYRKQNYTISEIRQDKKDKSAWFFIILE; from the coding sequence ATGTTAGCCCGTTTTGTAGAACAAGATAAGGAAATAAAAAGGCTTTTTTATCGGAAAATCAAAGAAAAAGAAGAAAGAGAAAAACAAAAACATTTAGACAAGATTAGTGAAGGTTTTCTGGGGTGGTTTTTGGAACCTATTGCAGATGTTGCATATACATGGAGACGCATTTCTGAAAAAGAACAGGGAAGTAGCGGAGAAAATTCGGTTGGTTGGGCATTACATTTATGGCTTCCAGGCGATGCAGTTATTGTAAATGACCTTGTTTTAGAGGTAGAACCTGATGAGTTTATACAAGTCGATCACCTTGTGTTAAATACAAATGGAATTTTTGTATTGGAGACAAAATCATGGGATGGGGTTTTTTTAGGTACAAAAGATAAATGGCGTATGAAACAGGGGAATAAGTGGATTGAAGTTCAAAGCCCTACTAAACAAAATGAAAGGCATGTTAAGTTATTTAAAAAATGGTTAGAAGAAAATTTATCTAATTTATATGAGAAGGTTAAAGAACATATATATCCCATTGTTGTATTTAAGCGTGCAAAATGGATAAAAGCTAAAGATTGTAGCATGCCTGTTGTTATTGGAGGAATGGAGGCTGTTAGAGAGATTAGAAAAGTAAAAGGAGAAAATATATCTGAGCAGGATATTAATTTAATTATTGAAGCTGTAAAAAATGCTAAACCACTAGATCATGAAGAGTGGAGGAAAAAATATAGCGAAGAAAAGGAAAAAAATGAAGGGAAATACCAAGTCACGACAGGAAAAACTTCGACTGGTAAAATGTATGTAAGAATTGTGGGAAAGAAAAAAGATGCAGAAAAAGTTGCAGAGGAGTATAGGAAGCAAAATTATACAATAAGTGAAATAAGGCAAGATAAGAAAGATAAAAGTGCATGGTTTTTTATTATTCTTGAGTAA
- a CDS encoding HD domain-containing protein → MVYPGAVHTRFEHSLGVMHVATKIFDNIVDQCREMLDSEYGYKEDGLNKVRTIIRLAALLHDVGHPPFSHAGESIMPYKDNGKLYKHEDYSSEIVKTVFKELIEDHKFNNNYGLKAEDVAAFIVKDYKVLKRYLFWTDIISGQVDADRIDYLLRDSYHIGVRYGVFDLDRLLKTIVLINTDDMPILSFKEGGLHVAESLILARYYMFTQVYFHHTRRAYDYHIKNAVKEILVRSGYKDGRMKRPDGKENIYDYLMWDDWKVGNLIKENADIYDCGAILNRDHYRCVYHTNEVPNISDLEKFHVICEKIRNEIDNGSVKFK, encoded by the coding sequence ATGGTGTATCCGGGTGCTGTACATACAAGATTTGAACATTCTTTGGGTGTTATGCATGTAGCTACAAAGATTTTTGACAATATTGTTGATCAATGTAGGGAGATGCTGGATTCAGAATACGGATATAAAGAAGATGGTTTAAACAAAGTAAGGACAATCATAAGGTTGGCAGCTCTTTTACATGATGTAGGCCACCCGCCTTTTTCTCATGCTGGCGAGAGTATAATGCCATATAAAGATAATGGTAAGCTTTATAAACATGAGGATTATAGTAGTGAAATAGTTAAGACTGTGTTTAAAGAATTGATAGAAGACCACAAGTTTAATAACAATTACGGCCTAAAAGCAGAAGATGTTGCTGCTTTTATAGTTAAAGATTATAAGGTTTTAAAACGGTACTTATTTTGGACAGACATAATAAGTGGTCAGGTAGATGCTGACAGAATTGATTATCTTTTAAGAGACTCTTATCATATCGGTGTACGATATGGGGTATTTGATCTTGATAGATTGCTAAAAACGATTGTATTGATTAATACAGACGACATGCCAATTTTGAGTTTTAAAGAAGGTGGACTACACGTAGCGGAATCTCTGATACTAGCCAGATATTATATGTTTACACAGGTTTATTTTCATCATACTAGAAGGGCGTATGATTATCATATTAAAAATGCTGTTAAAGAAATATTGGTGAGATCAGGATATAAGGATGGAAGGATGAAACGACCTGATGGTAAAGAAAATATATATGATTATTTAATGTGGGACGATTGGAAAGTCGGTAACCTGATAAAAGAAAATGCTGATATATATGATTGTGGTGCCATATTAAACAGAGACCATTATAGGTGTGTGTATCATACCAACGAAGTACCTAATATAAGTGATTTAGAAAAGTTTCACGTTATTTGTGAAAAGATAAGGAATGAAATTGATAACGGCAGTGTAAAATTTAAGTAG